One Pygocentrus nattereri isolate fPygNat1 chromosome 12, fPygNat1.pri, whole genome shotgun sequence DNA window includes the following coding sequences:
- the slc2a15b gene encoding solute carrier family 2 member 15b, whose protein sequence is MAEEILKEPDGKIRGHLTLSLLAVAFLSSFGSSMLYGYNLAVVNSPAQYIKEFFNRTAVRRNGTGLSHDSITVLYSITVSIFAVGGLLGSLTVGMLVSKFGRKGTLVKSTVLVFVAGALMGFSRICGSPEMIIIGRFITGLHSGISLSVVPMYLGEIAPKNLRGFLGLMPSIFICIGVFIAQILGLHEVLGKEEHWPLFLSLVVAPTFIQLMLLPWFPESPRYLLIERHNIHATITALKWYRVKANIQAEVEEMQEEQRSLSSVQTISVCELLRDQTVRWQVITVLVINAGMQLSGIDAIWFYTNAIFENAGISVTQVQYTTVGTGAIEVIAGLVGCFTIERVGRRPLMIGGFSFMGVCCAGITLSLILQAHVPFMHYVSVACVVGIIAGFCIGPAGVPFLMTGELFKQSHRPAAFIVGGSLNWISNFTVGFVFPFLQMSAGAFCYLIFFGVCVGVAAYVYFIIPETMNKTFVEISQMFASRNNCELETEPLALADQLSLKKMNGYGAVEAKMGHKELLEEKYTWSDEDEE, encoded by the exons CATTTAACCCTGTCCCTGCTGGCAGTAGCGTTTCTCTCCTCCTTTGGCAGCTCTATGCTTTATGGCTATAACCTGGCTGTAGTCAATTCTCCTGCTCAG TACATAAAGGAATTCTTTAACCGCACAGCAGTGAGGCGTAATGGGACCGGCCTGAGTCATGACAGCATTACAGTGCTCTACTCCATCACTGTATCCATCTTTGCAGTTGGGGGTCTGCTGGGCTCCCTGACCGTCGGAATGCTGGTCTCCAAATTCGGGAG GAAAGGGACGCTGGTGAAGAGCACAGTTTTAGTATTTGTAGCTGGTGCTCTGATGGGTTTCAGCAGAATATGTGGCTCTCCAGAGATGATCATCATAGGCCGATTCATCACAGGGCTTCACTCAG GAATCTCCCTGAGTGTAGTGCCCATGTACCTGGGAGAGATCGCACCAAAGAACCTCCGTGGCTTCCTGGGCCTCATGCCTAGCATCTTCATCTGTATTGGAGTTTTTATCGCTCAAATTCTGGGACTCCATGAGGTCCTGGGCAAG GAGGAGCATTGGCCTCTATTCCTTTCTTTAGTTGTGGCCCCGACCTTCATTCAACTAATGCTCTTACCATGGTTTCCAGAGAGTCCTCGTTACTTGCTGATCGAGAGACATAATATTCATGCTACTATCACAG CTCTGAAGTGGTACCGAGTGAAAGCTAATATCCAGGCGGAGGTGGAGGAGATGCAGGAGGAGCAACGCTCACTCTCTTCAGTGCAGACCATCTCAGTCTGTGAGCTGCTCAGAGACCAAACCGTACGCTGGCAGGTCATCACTGTCCTGGTGATCAATGCAGGCATGCAGCTGTCTGGCATTGATGCG ATCTGGTTCTACACGAACGCCATCTTCGAAAATGCAGGAATCTCTGTCACTCAGGTTCAGTACACAACAGTGGGGACTGGTGCCATCGAAGTTATTGCTGGACTCGTTGGG TGTTTCACGATTGAACGAGTAGGTAGGAGGCCACTAATGATTGGTGGATTCAGCTTTATGGGCGTGTGCTGTGCAGGCATCACCCTCTCCCTCATATTACAG GCTCATGTGCCCTTCATGCACTATGTCAGCGTGGCATGTGTGGTCGGCATTATTGCAGGATTCTGCATCGGGCCTG CTGGAGTGCCTTTCCTGATGACAGGCGAGCTGTTCAAGCAGTCTCACCGACCTGCGGCTTTTATTGTGGGGGGGTCGCTTAATTGGATATCCAACTTCACGGTGGGCTTTGTCTTTCCATTCTTACAG ATGTCTGCAGGTGCATTTTGTTACCTGATCTTCTTTGGTGTTTGTGTGGGCGTGGCGGCCTACGTCTACTTCATCATCCCTGAGacaatgaacaaaacatttgtGGAGATCAGTCAGATGTTCGCATCCAGAAACAACTGTGAACTCGAGACGGAACCGCTGGCCTTGGCCGACCAGCTCAGCCTCAAAAAGATGAATGGATATGGTGCAGTAGAAGCTAAGATGGGGCATAAGGAGCTCCTAGAGGAGAAATACACATGgagtgatgaagatgaggagTAG